The proteins below come from a single Candidatus Polarisedimenticolaceae bacterium genomic window:
- a CDS encoding SCO family protein, which yields MNAFALAVVLAATAVPAVSADRTEPLPKELEGVGVDEKLDAQVPLDLEFTDDLGRKVTLRDFVRGDKPVVLTLNYYRCPMLCTLVLNGYIEGLKALDWYPGGEFTSVTVSIDPRELPTLARAKKQNYLEEYGKPLADRGWPFLVGSAESVKRLTDAVGFRYTYDAQADQYAHAAVILVLTPEGRVSKYLYGVKFEPATLRLALVEASEGRIGSALDQLILYCYHYDPSTGTYAPAALKIMRFGAILTTLVLAVVLGSFWAREFRRRSVA from the coding sequence ATGAACGCGTTCGCCCTCGCCGTGGTCCTCGCCGCGACGGCCGTTCCGGCCGTGTCGGCGGACCGCACCGAGCCCCTCCCCAAGGAGCTCGAGGGCGTGGGCGTGGACGAGAAGCTCGACGCGCAGGTCCCGCTCGACCTCGAGTTCACCGACGACCTGGGCCGCAAGGTCACCCTGCGCGACTTCGTTCGCGGGGACAAACCGGTCGTGCTGACGCTGAACTACTACCGGTGCCCGATGTTGTGCACCCTGGTGCTCAACGGCTACATCGAGGGGCTCAAGGCGCTCGACTGGTACCCCGGCGGGGAGTTCACGTCGGTCACCGTCAGCATCGACCCGAGGGAGCTGCCGACGCTCGCGCGGGCGAAGAAGCAGAATTACCTCGAGGAGTACGGGAAGCCGCTCGCCGACCGCGGCTGGCCGTTCCTCGTCGGAAGCGCCGAGAGCGTCAAGCGGCTGACCGACGCGGTCGGGTTCCGCTACACGTACGACGCGCAAGCCGACCAGTACGCGCACGCGGCCGTCATCCTCGTCCTGACCCCCGAGGGGCGCGTGTCGAAGTACCTGTACGGCGTGAAGTTCGAGCCGGCGACGCTGCGACTCGCCCTCGTCGAGGCCTCCGAGGGGCGGATCGGCTCCGCTTTGGATCAGCTGATTCTCTATTGTTACCATTACGACCCGAGCACGGGCACCTACGCCCCGGCAGCGCTGAAGATCATGCGGTTCGGAGCGATCCTGACGACGCTGGTTCTGGCCGTCGTCCTGGGCTCGTTCTGGGCGCGGGAATTCCGCCGCCGGAGCGTGGCGTGA
- the coxB gene encoding cytochrome c oxidase subunit II: MTASLWNAIQATGRDATAWLPQQASEQAPVVDWLFDVVTWISIFFFVLITAVLLVFIAKYRRRPGHVEQQTATHHQALEVTWTVIPLFIVIWIFWEGFTRYLDLHSAPLNSYEIQVLAQKWNWSFTYPNGYVDANLHVPAGQNVKLTMTSQDVLHSLYVPNFRVKKDVVPGRYTSLWFRSERPGDYDLFCTEYCGTSHSNMLARVIVHPPGEFEKWLADAANYIDKLPPEKLWEAGQKLYQQRGCAQCHSVDGKTGTGPSFKGIWNHPAELKTGEKVLVDENYVRSSILNPQGQIVAGYEPVMPTYQGRLKDKEITAIIEYIKTLEK; this comes from the coding sequence ATGACGGCCAGCTTGTGGAACGCGATCCAGGCGACCGGGCGCGACGCGACGGCGTGGCTCCCGCAACAGGCGTCCGAGCAGGCGCCGGTCGTCGACTGGCTCTTCGACGTCGTGACGTGGATCTCGATCTTCTTCTTCGTCCTCATCACCGCCGTGCTCCTCGTCTTCATCGCGAAGTACCGCCGGCGCCCCGGGCACGTCGAGCAGCAGACGGCGACCCACCACCAGGCCCTCGAGGTCACCTGGACGGTGATCCCGCTGTTCATCGTGATCTGGATCTTCTGGGAGGGGTTCACGCGGTACCTCGACCTGCACAGCGCACCGCTGAACTCCTACGAGATCCAGGTCCTGGCCCAGAAGTGGAACTGGTCGTTCACCTACCCGAACGGGTACGTCGACGCGAACCTGCACGTCCCGGCCGGCCAGAACGTCAAGCTGACGATGACCTCGCAGGACGTGCTCCACAGCCTGTACGTCCCGAACTTCCGGGTGAAGAAGGACGTGGTGCCGGGCCGGTACACCTCGTTGTGGTTCCGCTCCGAGCGCCCGGGGGACTACGACCTGTTCTGCACCGAATACTGCGGGACCAGCCACTCGAACATGCTCGCGCGGGTGATCGTGCATCCCCCGGGGGAGTTCGAGAAGTGGCTCGCCGACGCCGCGAACTACATCGACAAGCTCCCCCCGGAGAAGCTCTGGGAGGCGGGGCAGAAGCTCTACCAGCAGCGCGGGTGCGCGCAGTGTCATTCGGTCGACGGCAAGACGGGGACCGGCCCGAGCTTCAAGGGCATCTGGAACCACCCGGCCGAGCTGAAGACCGGCGAGAAGGTGCTCGTCGACGAGAACTACGTCCGGAGCTCGATCCTCAACCCGCAGGGCCAGATCGTCGCGGGGTACGAGCCGGTGATGCCCACCTATCAGGGTCGCCTGAAGGACAAGGAGATCACCGCGATCATCGAGTACATCAAGACCCTCGAGAAGTGA
- the ctaD gene encoding cytochrome c oxidase subunit I, producing the protein MGTAEGTLTGAGVKPGGGGTNYLTHSSGFLSWALTLDHKRIGVMYLVSILSAFALGGFAALAVRTELLGPQQTVMTADGYNKMFTLHGAVMIFLFIIPGIPAAIGNFVLPLMLGAKDVAFPRLNLASYWLWVTGATLMIAAVITGGVDTGWTFYTPYSTTTNTNVIKTTFGVFVLGFSSILTGLNFIVTIHKLRPKGMTWFKMPLMLWGLYGTALIQVLATPVLAITLLLLIAERVMGVGIFDPSLGGDPVLYQHFFWFYSHPAVYIMILPAMGVISELISIHSRKHIFGYSFIALSSIAIAAFGFLVWGHHMFTSGQSGVANMIFSALTFSVAIPSAIKTFNWLATLYKGSIVLNTPMIYALSFIVLFGIGGLTGLHLGALAVDVHLHDTYFVVAHFHYVMFGGTVIAFLGGLHHWWPKITGRMYSEFWGRVAAAMVFVGFNVTFFTQFLMGSQGMPRRYYNYVEAYHGYHVVSTIGSYLMGAGFVMIAAYLLHSLFRGKAAPTNPWGGNSLEWHTPSPPPHDNFSETPTAEDPYDYTRLQYDPATDSYLPKHAARA; encoded by the coding sequence ATGGGCACTGCCGAAGGAACCCTCACCGGCGCGGGCGTGAAGCCCGGGGGCGGGGGCACCAACTACCTCACGCACTCGTCCGGATTCCTGTCCTGGGCCCTCACCCTCGATCACAAGCGGATCGGGGTGATGTACCTCGTCTCGATCCTCTCCGCGTTCGCCCTGGGCGGGTTCGCGGCCCTCGCGGTGCGCACCGAGCTGCTCGGTCCGCAACAGACGGTCATGACCGCCGACGGCTACAACAAGATGTTCACCCTCCACGGCGCGGTGATGATCTTCCTGTTCATCATCCCCGGCATCCCCGCGGCGATCGGCAACTTCGTGCTGCCTCTGATGCTCGGCGCCAAGGACGTCGCGTTCCCGCGCCTCAACCTCGCGAGCTACTGGCTGTGGGTGACCGGCGCCACCCTGATGATCGCCGCGGTGATCACCGGCGGCGTCGACACGGGCTGGACCTTCTACACGCCGTACAGCACGACGACGAACACCAACGTCATCAAGACGACCTTCGGCGTCTTCGTCCTCGGGTTCAGCTCGATCCTGACCGGCCTCAACTTCATCGTCACGATCCACAAGCTCCGCCCGAAGGGGATGACCTGGTTCAAGATGCCCCTCATGCTTTGGGGGCTCTACGGCACGGCCCTCATCCAGGTCCTCGCGACGCCGGTCCTCGCGATCACCCTCCTGCTCCTGATCGCGGAGCGGGTGATGGGCGTCGGGATCTTCGATCCGTCGCTCGGCGGCGACCCGGTCCTCTACCAGCACTTCTTCTGGTTCTACTCGCACCCCGCCGTGTACATCATGATCCTCCCGGCGATGGGCGTGATCTCCGAGCTCATCTCGATCCACAGCCGCAAGCACATCTTCGGCTACAGCTTCATCGCGCTCTCGTCGATCGCGATCGCCGCGTTCGGCTTCCTCGTGTGGGGCCACCACATGTTCACGAGCGGCCAGTCGGGCGTCGCGAACATGATCTTCTCGGCCCTCACCTTCAGCGTGGCGATCCCCTCGGCGATCAAGACCTTCAACTGGCTGGCGACGCTTTACAAGGGCAGCATCGTCCTCAACACGCCGATGATCTACGCCCTGTCGTTCATCGTGCTGTTCGGGATCGGCGGCCTGACCGGCCTGCACCTGGGCGCCCTCGCCGTCGACGTGCACCTGCACGACACCTACTTCGTGGTCGCGCACTTCCACTACGTGATGTTCGGCGGCACGGTCATCGCCTTCCTCGGCGGCCTCCATCACTGGTGGCCGAAGATCACCGGGCGCATGTACAGCGAGTTCTGGGGCCGCGTCGCCGCGGCGATGGTCTTCGTCGGGTTCAACGTGACCTTCTTCACGCAGTTCCTGATGGGAAGCCAGGGGATGCCCCGCCGCTACTACAACTACGTGGAGGCCTACCACGGCTACCACGTCGTGTCGACGATCGGCTCGTACCTCATGGGCGCCGGCTTCGTCATGATCGCGGCCTACCTGCTGCATTCGCTCTTCCGCGGCAAGGCCGCCCCGACGAACCCCTGGGGCGGGAACTCGCTCGAGTGGCACACGCCCTCCCCGCCGCCGCACGACAACTTCTCCGAGACGCCGACGGCCGAGGACCCCTACGACTACACCCGGCTCCAGTACGACCCGGCGACGGACTCGTACCTCCCGAAACACGCCGCGAGGGCCTGA
- a CDS encoding cytochrome c, producing MLPRSLRLTLIAVAVVALVPFAYLFKARYTLSPLPRVHPIQGMDNQPKYKAQRSNPVFSDTRAQRPPVAGTVARGQLRNDDRFYRGLENGQWVTAIPVEVTPALLHRGQERFGIYCSPCHGLSGYGDGIVGVRADRLQEGTWVPPANLHDDQVRQRADGHLFNTITNGIRTMSAYGPIIPEQDRWAIVSYVRALQRSQHGTDTDVPADLRARLAEK from the coding sequence ATGTTGCCGCGCTCGCTGCGCCTCACGCTGATCGCCGTCGCCGTCGTGGCGCTGGTGCCGTTCGCGTACCTGTTCAAGGCCCGCTACACGCTCTCGCCGCTCCCGCGGGTCCACCCGATCCAGGGCATGGACAACCAGCCGAAGTACAAGGCCCAGCGCTCCAACCCGGTCTTCTCGGACACGCGCGCGCAGCGCCCGCCGGTCGCCGGCACCGTCGCCCGCGGCCAGCTGCGCAACGACGACCGGTTCTACCGCGGCCTCGAGAACGGGCAGTGGGTCACGGCGATTCCGGTCGAGGTGACGCCCGCGCTGCTCCATCGCGGTCAAGAGCGGTTCGGCATCTACTGCTCCCCCTGCCACGGCCTGTCGGGGTACGGCGACGGCATCGTCGGCGTGCGCGCCGACCGGCTGCAGGAGGGGACCTGGGTCCCGCCCGCGAATCTCCATGACGACCAGGTCCGGCAGCGCGCCGACGGCCACCTCTTCAACACGATCACGAACGGCATCCGCACCATGTCGGCCTACGGGCCGATCATCCCCGAGCAGGACCGCTGGGCGATCGTGTCGTACGTCCGCGCCCTGCAGCGCAGCCAGCACGGGACCGACACCGACGTTCCGGCCGACCTTCGGGCCCGGCTGGCGGAGAAGTAG